One Aegilops tauschii subsp. strangulata cultivar AL8/78 chromosome 7, Aet v6.0, whole genome shotgun sequence genomic window carries:
- the LOC109781657 gene encoding BTB/POZ and MATH domain-containing protein 2-like translates to MPASSPSPAGNDDGPSLTASAIIAPAVSGSHVVKIDGYSRTKGLGNGKRINSDTFIIGGHRWCVQYYPDGAASNDTDWISVFLFSDRSDDTEVKAKFKISLLGQDRQPVPQYSFSTLIHTFSSKEAAWGFAQFIKRNDLEESLHLKDDVFSIRCDVTVLKEIFTEPIRPPVVVPVPPSDMHQHFGQLLLAGEAADVNFEVGAETFAAHRCILAARSSVFKAELLGTMKEKTATHIRIDDMEPKVFKALLHFIYTDSLPVMDEGDGAATAQHLLVAADRYSMERLKLICEGKLCDHICKSTAATTLALAEQHGCGSLKKACFKFLTSPGNLKAVMASDGYEHLRSSCPGVMDELVAMLAP, encoded by the coding sequence ATGCCCGCCTCTTCTCCGTCTCCCGCGGGCAACGACGACGGGCCGTCGCTGACCGCGTCGGCCATCATCGCTCCAGCCGTGTCCGGGTCGCATGTCGTCAAGATAGACGGCTACTCCCGCACCAAGGGGCTTGGCAACGGCAAACGCATCAACTCCGATACTTTCATCATCGGAGGCCATCGATGGTGTGTGCAGTACTACCCTGACGGTGCTGCCTCAAACGACACCGATTGGATATCCGTTTTTCTGTTCTCTGACCGAAGTGATGATACTGAAGTCAAAGCAAAGTTCAAGATAAGTTTGCTTGGCCAAGATAGGCAACCAGTGCCGCAGTACAGTTTCAGCACCCTGATACACACCTTCTCCAGCAAAGAAGCTGCATGGGGCTTCGCTCAATTCATCAAAAGAAATGACTTGGAGGAATCCCTTCACCTCAAGGATGATGTTTTCAGCATCAGGTGCGATGTCACCGTGTTAAAGGAGATCTTCACCGAGCCAATCCGGCCGCCTGTGGTGGTGCCGGTGCCACCATCTGACATGCACCAGCATTTTGGACAGCTGCTCTTGGCCGGTGAGGCGGCCGATGTCAATTTCGAGGTCGGTGCGGAGACATTCGCTGCACACAGGTGCATACTCGCAGCTCGGTCGTCGGTCTTCAAGGCGGAGCTGCTTGGTACCATGAAGGAGAAGACCGCAACTCACATACGAATCGACGATATGGAACCCAAGGTGTTCAAGGCTTTGCTCCACTTCATCTACACCGACTCGCTGCCCGTGATGGACGAGGGCGATGGGGCAGCGACTGCCCAGCATTTGCTGGTAGCGGCGGACAGGTATAGTATGGAAAGGCTGAAGCTGATCTGCGAGGGAAAGCTGTGCGATCACATCTGCAAGAGCACAGCAGCGACGACGCTGGCACTGGCTGAGCAGCATGGTTGTGGTTCTCTCAAGAAGGCGTGCTTCAAGTTCCTGACGTCTCCGGGTAACCTGAAGGCAGTCATGGCATCTGATGGATACGAGCACCTGAGGAGCAGTTGCCCAGGTGTTATGGACGAACTGGTGGCCATGCTTGCTCCTTGA